In Macadamia integrifolia cultivar HAES 741 unplaced genomic scaffold, SCU_Mint_v3 scaffold_210A, whole genome shotgun sequence, the following are encoded in one genomic region:
- the LOC122071335 gene encoding adenine phosphoribosyltransferase 5-like: MVERENGLHGDPRLQGIYEAIRVVPHFPKAGIMFQDITTLLLDHKAFKDAVDIFIDRYRDMDISVVAGVEARGFMFGPSIALAIGAKFVPLRKPKKLPGEVISEDYVLEYGTDCLQMHVEAVQPGERALIIDDLVATGGTLSAAIRLLERVGADVVECACVIGLPEIKEERRLNGKPLYVLVEPRL; the protein is encoded by the exons atggtGGAAAGAGAGAACGGGTTGCATGGAGACCCAAGGCTGCAAGGAATATATGAAGCCATTAGAGTTGTTCCTCATTTCCCAAAAGCAG GGATAATGTTTCAAGATATCACGACACTTCTACTCGATCATAAGGCTTTCAAAGACGCTGTTGACATATTCATTGACCGTTACAGAGATATGGACATCTCTGTTGTGGCTG GAGTTGAAGCTAGAGGATTCATGTTTGGCCCTTCAATTGCCTTGGCTATTGGTGCAAAGTTTGTTCCCCTACGTAAACCCAAAAAGTTGCCAG gtGAAGTGATATCGGAAGATTATGTGTTGGAATATGGAACTGATTGTCTACAGATGCATGTTGAGGCTGTTCAGCCTGGGGAGCGTGCATTAATCATTGATGATTTGGTAGCCACTGGTGGGACCCTTTCTGCTGCAATTAGACTTCTGG AACGTGTGGGGGCTGACGTAGTTGAGTGTGCATGTGTTATTGGGTTGCCTGAGATCAAG GAAGAACGAAGGCTAAATGGGAAACCATTGTATGTACTTGTGGAGCCTCGcctatag